In the Acropora muricata isolate sample 2 chromosome 10, ASM3666990v1, whole genome shotgun sequence genome, one interval contains:
- the LOC136888538 gene encoding uncharacterized protein — protein MALLSARSLNSFLQVFGILVFVTTIVCIYFVYISDITTPKHFIVRYTNTSIHENGQRRKILLAFYYWEQFTMATNNFLQLTALAAYGGRQVVVPFAKNSHFSGVNIINGYEPLDRYYNVTELSNLLRLHGYATLIDWEQFKNVCKGKLDILVHFDYEGNKEHWNTSFTAPYSPCKHRNHRNGSLKKRNYGFDIVHQICVDVSFLTSVEKFEEEVLGGLPCVGIWEWRGASTRSSYRTKFDLSSMVRSELSYRNVSLFLSSKLLRIAAHFIKNAIGGEFIALHIRSEHMLKAGKDIATVKKCLLNLTSRVKAICKQKNMVHFRVFLATDFNKFGSSSKMVEQARKHAQSLMETMVFLGPVTFKPEHYRLTDNGEVAITEMTILTSGKYLIVMGGGSFQNWVVAQFHSKKNGNYVERFAC, from the coding sequence ATGGCGCTGCTATCCGCAAGGTCTTTGAATTCATTCTTGCAAGTATTCGGTATTTTAGTTTTCGTTACAACGATTGTATGCATTTATTTCGTTTATATTTCTGATATTACAACACCCAAGCACTTTATCGTCCGATATACAAATACTTCAATCCATGAAAATGGACAAAGAAGGAAAATACTACTAGCATTCTATTATTGGGAGCAATTTACTATGGCTACAAAcaattttcttcagttaacagcTCTTGCTGCGTATGGAGGTCGGCAAGTTGTGGTTCCGTTTGCGAAGAACTCGCATTTTAGCGGTGTTAATATAATTAACGGGTATGAACCATTGGACAGATACTACAACGTGACAGAATTGAGCAATTTGCTTCGCTTGCACGGATACGCAACTTTAATAGATTGGGAGCAGTTTAAAAATGTCTGTAAAGGAAAGTTGGATATTCTAGTTCATTTTGACTACGAAGGCAACAAAGAACATTGGAACACAAGCTTTACAGCACCATACTCTCCTTGTAAACACAGAAATCACAGAAATGGAAGTCTTAAGAAAAGAAACTATGGCTTTGATATTGTGCATCAAATTTGTGTTGATGTTTCCTTTCTAACCTCGGTAGAAAAGTTTGAAGAGGAAGTCCTCGGTGGACTTCCGTGTGTGGGAATTTGGGAATGGAGGGGAGCCAGCACAAGAAGTTCTTATCGAACCAAGTTTGATTTATCATCAATGGTGAGAAGTGAATTATCTTACCGCAATGTAAGCTTGTTTCTGAGCTCGAAGCTGCTCCGTATAGCGGCACATTTTATCAAAAACGCTATTGGTGGAGAATTTATTGCGCTGCATATACGCTCCGAACATATGTTAAAAGCAGGAAAAGACATAGCCACGGTCAAAAAATGTTTATTGAACTTGACGTCGCGAGTAAAAGCAATCTGCAAACAGAAAAACATGGTCCATTTCCGAGTGTTTTTGGCAACTGATTTCAACAAATTCGGATCTTCGTCTAAAATGGTAGAACAGGCTAGAAAACATGCGCAATCCTTGATGGAAACAATGGTTTTCCTTGGCCCAGTTACATTTAAACCAGAACATTATCGTCTGACTGATAACGGCGAGGTAGCTATTACAGAAATGACCATTCTTACCTCAGGGAAATATTTGATCGTAATGGGAGGAGGTTCTTTTCAAAACTGGGTCGTAGCGCAGTTCCACAGCAAGAAAAACGGTAACTACGTTGAACGCTTTGCATGTTAA